The region TAGCTTTGCCTCCAACTCAACATGACCAACATGTCCAACACGATTCAAGCCTTGCACAAGATCACAAGCAAATCCACCTGTATCATGGTCCAAACAGAAGAATCAATGTTAAAACCAATACCATCACAATTGAAACAAAGCAATGAAAAACCAAAGGCAACTAATCTGCAAGCAAAGGCTCGATTTACTTCAATTCAGTTCAAGACCAAGGAAGTGCATCCTGCATAATTATCGCAACAGAATGAATGTTGCAAGTTAACATACAACCTGCAAATCCATTTAACAAGACTTTATCAATTCACTAACATTCAGCTTGTTGCTAAGCCATTAACATCAAATTAACTTGCTGACTTCAATTCAAATAGCACTTGATTAATTTCCTAATGTTGCTAACTGTTCTGTCAAACTGATTCTAATAGTCCCTAACATTCACTAACTGATTTTCATTGGCATCACATTCTGCATAACACCAACAACTAACCTCACTGCATCAATTAGTTTAACAGAAGTTTCAAGCAAGCATAATTGTTTTTAACTGAATTAATAACTAACCATTATGCAATTAACATTCTAACAGATTTTAACTAACTCTAACTAAAAGTGTTAACAGAGCTTTAACACCTAACAAATTTGCATAGCTGAAAGTTAACAGAGTTTCACTCTGTTAACTCTGAAACTCTATATAAACTGACCTCATTGCAGTTCAGAAAGGGGGAGAAAAAATCTGCAAAAACTTCAATCCTCAATCCTCAAATTCTCTTCAATTTTCAATCCTCAAATTCGCTTCAATCTTCAATCCTCAAGTTCTCTGCATTCTTCAATCTGCTTCACTTTTGGCTCTACGAGAACGCACGAAATCCATTCCGTTTCAATTCGCTATTCAGCTCCAGATTCACAATCTTCACGCAACTTCTAGACTCTCTGAAGAACGAACCACAATGCAACAGAAGCAGTTCGAAAGTAGAAGAAGATAAGCCTACTGCACTTTGTCATTCTGCAACTTGGGAATTGCAACGCAAATCCAGAAGCCAGGAAGATAAGAAGCTGCAGACACGAACCAGCGATGAAGCACTGGGCTGTGTGACGACCGATTTTGTGGAAGACGCGACGAGCCAATCGATTAAAAGCTTAGAAATTTTAGGGATTTTATTAATGACTTAGTTCCATTTTCATCATGTATCCATATTTTATTGATTAGTGGATCTTAATTAATTAATAATCTTGATTATTATTTCCATTTAATCAATTTGTACATATTAATCAGTTTGTTCCTAGGTAGAATTTCTGATTTTttaatgcatgatcccttagtTTAGGACTTCAATTAGAATCGTCTAATTTCATTTAGTTGATTAATTCAGTAGGTTTATTGTGTACCTAATTCAATTATTATTTTTAATCCCACTAATTAGTGTTGACCAAAGGTCGttttggtcaaccaaatcctttgtatCGTGCTTTAATCCCCTAGCCTATTCATGTGAGCAAAAGACTTTTGATCACTTGATATGACAAGTGCATTGTGCTCAAGCTATATTGGATATGATGAATCTCAAGAGCTCAAGACCTCAAAATTCAAATGCAAGATCCAGACTTCAAAGTCAATGCCAGTCAAGCACAACTAACAAAGTGGACTACGTCTCAAGTACAACAAAGGTATCAACCCTTGTCAATCACGATGAGAGTTACACGTCGTGAGCCTTAAGCAACGAAGAATGATGAGATGaagtttctcctacccttgtctagaaTACCTTTACGTACGGGACGTAAGTCCTAGCTATTCAAAGTATTTGTCTTCGTTCATACACTTTAGTGTAAGTCAAATCAAGtaattgacaagtcttcttcaagCAAACACCAATCATTCAACACTTCAGTAATGGAGCACTGTTGCTATCAACATCTTGTGGTTGTACACCCTCTTCCAATCAATTCAACCTTTGCTTGTTAGGTTTTAGACCTTGACAACCTTTTCTTGCTTGTTAGGTTTTGGACCTTGACAATCTTTCTTGCCTTCAAGGTGGTAGACCTTGACAACTTTTTCTTTGCCCCGTGAGATGGTGGACCTTGGCAAACTCTTTATGTTCCTATAGAGTTATAGACTTTGACACTTGGTTTTAGACCTTGACAATCCCTTTGATTAACCTTATAGAGTTATGGACTCTTGGGAATCCCCTCGCCTATCAGGTTATGTACCTTGGCAGTGTTTTCCTTGGCCTTAAGAGTTATGGACTCTGGCACATGTTCTCTTTGCCTTTTAGGTTATAGACCCTGGCAGTTCAGTTTTTTACCTTGGAAGTTATAGATTCTAGTAGTGATTTCGTGCCTAGCAGGTTGTGAACCTTGGAACTCCTTTTTCTACCTAGAAGGATAGTGTACCCTAGCAATCAATATATCATTTCTCTTGCCTCATCAGTCTCTTGCTGTTAgccctagtgggttgaactacgaaagctctgactttctcattgcacgatgagaatatgtaggcacgagaaTTCAGATTCTCtgcgagctaccttatttatttcCACCTCAGTTATTTCTTCATTCATCAATaaataccatctttttgagatcgAATCACTTTTTCTTGGATTCCATGCACATCATTTTAGGACGATATAACGACAGTCcatcttgtgaaccaagagatgtttggaTATAAAACCAAACactttattccttcttttttggctaagacacatgtttactcttcggttcatagtttattccttcatggatccaataTACCATTCTTCTGCGACTTTAAATTATTTGTTCCCTATAGTGATATATTATTCCCTATACTAAATAACACTGCAGCCAACCCTTGAAGTTGTGTTTGTCTTATAAGTCCCTGTTACTTAGACAAACATCTCTCTCTTTGTTTCCATTGCAGTTATCCCTTGAAATCATGTTTGTCTTATAAGTCTTTGATGCCTAGGAAAACACTTTTGTTTCCACCATTTCATTGGTACAAGTTATATTTTTCATCACTTTTTATATCTCCTTTTGTTCTCGTGATTTCACGAACTACGATGCTCTAACTTTCTCATTGGACAATGAGAATACGTAACCACAAGACTTCGAACCCTTGGCGAGCACGATCCTAATTGTTCCTTTTGtcttagggcatcattcatatctttcataAACCATCATCTACCTTCAATCATTGAACCATTCACTCTATGTCATATACCTCTTGCTTCGAGCCAAATACATTATCCAtttgagctccatcttgtgtcagcttgtgaaccaagagatgtttggactgtgaaaccaaacacttaattctctttgttttcgatCATATCATATAGTGACACCACACTTTCGGCTACCCCACATATGGTTCACGCCATTTTTACTCTTGGGTTTAGATTTCATCCAtttttggagttcaaacaacacAATCCTTTGGTTCAAATCATATATGttatcacaacttcttttcacctcccatCACTAGTTCTACGAACTACAAATCTCTGAATTacttattgcactataaggatatgtaggcatgagaACCATAATCCTCTTCGAGCACTTTATCTATTATTTTTCTTTTCCCCTTATTCTTTTGTGAATAAACCTTAGATATAACACTCATTCGAGTGAGAACAATCAAAACGATTtctgttgagtacaacggatgttATGGGTCTTAATACCTTCCCCCTGCATAGCCGACTTTCTTACCCAGATATCTCTTTTCCGGgattttatcgatgttttccctttcctttgagaataaataaaatttgatgacgactttgttgtatgttcgagcgtgcgatgcgttcAGATATATTTCCGCTAACTTCACATAAAATTAGAAAAAATTTATCGTGGTTTTGTGTTATATATCTTCAAGAAATATAATAGACGCGTCATTTGGTGGAGCTTTACTATCCAAGTATTATATCGAGGCTTTCCAGTGCATTTAACGAATTTTGAAACTAATTTCGAAACTATCCAAGAAATATGAGGGACGCGTCATCGTAATGCAAGTTGGTTAATCAAAGTTGAAACTTTGGAAATTCCTGTTGAAATTACTAAAGATAGTGTATCATATATGATAAAACCCTCCAATTTTGTAGTTGTTACCATCTTACTTGCCATATGCCTACCTAGAGGTAGGTCAAAAACTTCATGTTATCATCGCATCTGACCTAACACATGTGCAAGAAAGACTCTTAACACTTTTGAAGAGATACAAGAAAGTTATGGCTTGGAAATGACTAACATTAAATGGGTAAGTCTCACTATATACATGCATTGTGTTGTGTTGGATCACCACCTTCGTATAAACCCATAGCATTTACAAACTTCTATCTAGTTAAATACGATAAATTACAATAGCTATATATATTTTACACAACATTTTATTATCATATAACACTATAGCTATTGTACATAAAGTCTTGATACTTATTTAAGATATAATTTCTTTATGAACTTATGAGGTAGTTTTATTCTTCTAACAAACTAACGTAATATTAATTGTTACTAAAATGGAGACAACTTAACTTTGTCCCCCTAATAGACCTCTACTCCCAGGAATATCCACCCATTCAATTTCCACAACCAATTCACCACTCTCGACATTTCTCAATTTTAGAATCATTTCTTGGATTACTTTCCCATCTTTCCAAATACAACTACTCTCTTCAGAAAGACAATTAGTCATATTTGGTTGAATCCTCGTAATTACAAAACCTTCTGGAAGAGTGTCCAATTTCATCTGTACAGCATTAGCATATGGTTTCAAGTCTATCTCTGCATCACCCGCTTTGTCATCGATAGTGAAAGTGTCTTTGTCAAAAACTGACTGTAAAGAGAAACAAAATATTCATATTACTAATCATTATTCATAAATTATTTCTTTGTAATTCTAAGTTTTCTTACGAGAAGTATTGGAGTATGAACATCCCTTATCGAAAGGGTTAGTTCTTCGTTCCACTCAGGGTTGCAATTGTTTTTCACTACATGAGTCTTCAATTTCTGTAACAATACAAAACAATAATTTTGATGAACACTCAACACCTTTGATCCTAATCAAGCAGAAGAAAAAGATTAAGGTTTGGAACCTGCAGTTCACCATCCATGTTGACAATAACATAAGGGTCGCTGGAAGTAGAATCACGAATTGCGAGATTAATTCCTCTTTTGATACGAAGTTTGATGAGACCAAGAACATTATCCAACATCCATGAATTATCTTCCCACACGTTCTCGATCATTATGAAGTTTAAGGAACTTGTTTCGGAGTATTAAAAAATGTTTCAAAATTGAAaactaaaaaacaaaaaataattcTACCAAAGGAATCTAAGTGCATAAGGtaaaagagaagaaaaaaatcAGTGGTAGAAATATTAGCGATCCTTGTTGCACCCAACATGTTCTCTCTCCTCCTAGCCTCTCCTATAGCTACATACTTGCTAGATCACAAATAATGCatccatgttttattttgtttcCAAAACAAACATTTCTAGACCTTTGTACATGGAATGACTTTCACATATTTTATAATTTGGTCAACAACTTATAAATTTCATAAAATTTTGTGGTGCGTCAAGTAAATcgattttttttttataaatttgaCAATTTCTTCATAATTCAGCTTGTGATTTTGTTCAATATAAACATATACATATTTGCATCTAAGTTTGTGTGTTCCTTACAAACAATTAAACACATTTTTTTAGAGAAGAAGATGTCTTGGGTTGGAGTATGGTATGTCAATTTCCATGAAATATTTGAATCGATAAACGTCTTTCATCTCAAACTTTACTGGTAATATTTGTTTAGGGCCGTTCGTATAGCCCATTTGAAATGACGAAAATTGCCGGAGGAACAAGTAGACCCTTTATATCCCGTGTTGTAGAGTATCCTTCACGAAAATGACATGCTAATCTTCTAAATCAATCAAACGGCTGAATGTATTTCACATTGTTCCACACGCGTGCAATTACCAAACATTCTCCTTATATAAAGAGAAAAACGAGCAAGGTACATGTATTTAAATCATTTATTattcaaacttcacttttcacTCTCTTACTAAATTGAGCTTCAATCTGAATTTGTCCTTCTTATGTTGTACATGCCCACGTAGCTCAAATTTCCAAGATTTTCACTCACTCTTGATTGTCCTTTTACTCGTATCCAAGATTCGCTACAAGCATCGTTCCACGAAGATCTTTTATCAATCCTAGTGGCTCCTTATCTAACCTCTTGGTTCAGTTTAAAGGGATAAAAACTAGAAATTGTGTTCCACTACACTTTCTTGGCCCAATTGAAGTCTTTGATGGAGAAGAAATCATTTTTCTTTTGCTCCTATTGGATTGTCAATTTCCAGAAACATCGCACAATCATAATATTAACTTGAACTCAAAAACTTCATAAACATCAATGATACAAGACACTCTTCTATGATAGATCTCACTTTCTTTAATAATTGAGAAGCAATAAATTCATGGTATCTTGCTAGAGGTTGAAGATGAATGCGGATTCAAAAGAATATTATTATTTGGTGTACTTTGAAAGTTAAACAGTTTGTTTTGAAATTTTCTAAAGCTCTGATGTTATTTCTCACATCTACTGGAAAAATGACATAAGATAAGTTATATATGTGATTGAGATAGAAaactaaaaatgaataaaaatagTCATTGTCAGAGTTGTATTGTAATTGGGGTTGAAATGGGGTTTTTGCTCATTTCTTTTTTCTCCATTTTTTGACTAGAAATCTCTCTATCTTTCTTCTATTCTCTCTGTATTTGAAAAAACTGAAAAATTCATTGTGAGAGTTTAGTTCTATTTGGTGTTGTGAATTATATTTGTATAGGATTTAAAAGGTTGGAAGGTAAACCTGAAAAAAGTTTTGGTGAAGTTTCTTGAGCTAACTCTATGTAAAAGCTTTGTTGAATTGTTGTTGAAGGTTCGTGGGTTGATCCTATAAAAGTTCAAGTCTGATTTTAGTGAAACTCTTAAGAAAAAAAACTCTTGGGGACAAGATCAGGCTAAGTTGTTAGGCCGAACTTGTATTAATCTCTCGTGCACTCTCTTTAAACTCTTTTCTCTTTATTTTTCtattgattatttttatttccacTGCATGTCTCTCTTCATGTTTATCATTCTTCTATCTTATTTTCATCCTCTAacataaatatttttaaaaagtaaaaaaattTAGTTAATAATGAATTTTAAATATTATAATTCACCACTTCTTATGTTTGGAGTCACTTGGTATAAATCTTTTCATTTGACCGAAAGTATCATTATCAAAATCTATCATTGGTCAACGATAAGAACCACATTTGTTGCCATTAGCAAGAAACAAGCCAGAACGCATGAAGTCGGTGAGGCAACTGCAATTGTTGCTTAGGTGACTCACATACACAACATGATGAAGACACTTATGACTCCATCTTATGTTCCATTATTCGAGCTAGGTAATGTCATGGCAAATGCACCTGAACTAGTATGTGTTTATTATGGAGATGCACATTTTTTAAGGATTGTTCTATAAATCTTGCATATGTAAACTATGCGGgaaacaacaaaaacaataaccAATGAAGAAAACATGCAATCTAAGATTTAGGAATCACATTAATTTCTCATGGTCAAAAATTCAAAATC is a window of Lathyrus oleraceus cultivar Zhongwan6 chromosome 6, CAAS_Psat_ZW6_1.0, whole genome shotgun sequence DNA encoding:
- the LOC127094031 gene encoding protein C2-DOMAIN ABA-RELATED 7, which codes for MIENVWEDNSWMLDNVLGLIKLRIKRGINLAIRDSTSSDPYVIVNMDGELQKLKTHVVKNNCNPEWNEELTLSIRDVHTPILLSVFDKDTFTIDDKAGDAEIDLKPYANAVQMKLDTLPEGFVITRIQPNMTNCLSEESSCIWKDGKVIQEMILKLRNVESGELVVEIEWVDIPGSRGLLGGQS